The following coding sequences lie in one Peribacillus frigoritolerans genomic window:
- a CDS encoding glycerate kinase yields MKIVIAPDSYKGSLSALEASKAIERGVRKALPDAKTELIPAADGGEGTMDSLVAATNGRKVEVTVKGPLLEEVQAAYGILGDQETCVIEMASASGLCLVDPDELNPLITTTYGTGELIQMALNDGCRKFILAVGGSATNDGGVGMLQALGMKVFDEDGKSLGFGGAELSRISEINMEDFDSRIADSEFLIASDVQNPLVGPDGASSVFGPQKGATPDMVDMLDKALSSWADLVEIKTGIHLHDKAGAGAAGGIGGAFQAFFRAETKRGIDIVMEYTKLGEKLSDADCVFTGEGQIDYQTVSGKTPMGVAQEAKKHGIPVFVLAGSIGTGIEVLYDHGITSVHSLVNAPMPLKEAMGRGAELLEVSAEQVMRTFLAAIKYRG; encoded by the coding sequence ATGAAAATTGTTATTGCACCAGATTCCTATAAAGGAAGTTTGTCAGCATTAGAAGCTTCCAAAGCAATCGAGCGAGGGGTCAGGAAGGCACTGCCGGATGCGAAGACAGAATTAATTCCTGCAGCGGATGGCGGGGAAGGTACGATGGATAGTCTTGTTGCAGCTACGAATGGTCGAAAAGTCGAAGTGACAGTTAAGGGACCTTTACTTGAAGAAGTTCAAGCAGCATATGGAATATTGGGCGATCAGGAAACATGCGTGATTGAAATGGCCAGTGCATCCGGTCTGTGCCTAGTCGATCCAGATGAGTTGAACCCATTGATCACTACAACATACGGAACAGGGGAGCTTATTCAAATGGCATTGAATGATGGCTGTCGAAAGTTCATTTTAGCGGTTGGCGGAAGCGCTACCAATGATGGCGGTGTCGGTATGCTCCAGGCTTTGGGAATGAAGGTGTTTGATGAAGATGGTAAATCGTTGGGGTTCGGGGGTGCCGAATTATCGCGGATATCAGAAATTAATATGGAGGATTTTGATTCCAGAATAGCAGATTCCGAGTTTTTGATTGCCTCGGATGTCCAAAATCCATTAGTCGGTCCCGATGGGGCATCAAGTGTATTCGGACCTCAAAAAGGGGCGACTCCTGACATGGTTGATATGCTTGATAAAGCTTTATCATCATGGGCTGATTTGGTGGAAATCAAGACAGGCATACACTTGCATGATAAAGCAGGCGCCGGTGCTGCAGGTGGAATTGGTGGTGCATTTCAAGCCTTTTTCCGTGCAGAAACAAAAAGGGGCATCGATATTGTTATGGAGTACACAAAACTGGGTGAAAAATTGTCCGATGCCGATTGTGTCTTTACGGGTGAGGGCCAAATCGATTACCAGACTGTTTCGGGCAAAACACCAATGGGAGTTGCACAAGAAGCTAAAAAGCATGGTATTCCCGTATTTGTTTTAGCTGGGTCGATCGGAACAGGTATTGAAGTTTTATATGACCATGGAATAACTAGTGTTCATAGTTTGGTGAACGCTCCTATGCCTTTAAAGGAAGCCATGGGAAGAGGAGCAGAATTGTTGGAAGTTTCAGCCGAACAGGTAATGCGGACTTTTTTAGCAGCGATTAAATATAGAGGGTAA
- a CDS encoding FMN-binding glutamate synthase family protein, giving the protein MSAIANLLIILGFTVIFIIIIVLVFLLLYMVFFDRMQKHHAILRNYPVLGRIRYFLEKIGPEMRQYWFNSDNEGKPFSRDDYEHMVKSSKYLRDVIGFGSKRDFDEEGFFVKNSMFPKLAEEEKYDRETKVTTKRYILLKDPLFSQREEKWGDEVSSAFLLDDEDAVIIGPNTKNPFRLKGLIGMSAMSYGSLGKNAITALSEGLAAAKGTWMNTGEGGLSPYHLIGGVDIIMQIGPAMFGVRDSIGEMDWDELKRKSEIPEIKAFEIKLAQGAKTRGGHIDAEKVNPEIADIRKVVPFKAIDSPNRFHQFNDVKSMCDFIEKIREHTGIPVGIKMVIGGNDSVEELASYMKETGKGPDFISLDGGEGGTGASYQELIDSVGLPIKSALPILVSTLEKYGVRNRVKIIASGKLFTPDRIAIALAMGADLVNIARGFMIAIGCIQTMKCQSNACPVGVATTDPELQKALVIDEKKYRVVNFLVTLRKGLFRISAAAGLDSPIHFQPKHISYKDDKGIVTSLEDIMNEVKGQIGVRQ; this is encoded by the coding sequence ATGAGTGCTATCGCAAATCTTTTAATTATCCTTGGATTTACCGTTATCTTCATCATTATAATTGTCTTGGTTTTCCTATTACTTTATATGGTTTTCTTTGACCGAATGCAGAAGCATCATGCAATTTTAAGGAATTACCCCGTGCTTGGGAGAATTCGTTACTTTCTGGAAAAAATCGGGCCTGAAATGCGGCAATATTGGTTTAACAGTGATAACGAAGGAAAACCCTTCTCCCGGGATGACTATGAACATATGGTGAAAAGTTCAAAATATTTACGGGATGTCATAGGTTTTGGCTCAAAACGGGATTTTGATGAAGAAGGCTTCTTTGTTAAAAACAGCATGTTTCCAAAGTTAGCCGAAGAAGAAAAATACGATCGAGAAACAAAAGTGACGACTAAAAGATACATTCTATTAAAAGACCCACTTTTCTCACAGCGAGAGGAAAAATGGGGAGATGAAGTATCCTCTGCGTTCTTATTGGATGATGAAGATGCCGTGATCATCGGCCCAAACACCAAGAATCCCTTTCGATTAAAAGGGCTTATCGGCATGTCCGCCATGAGTTATGGTTCTTTAGGGAAGAACGCAATCACTGCCCTTTCTGAGGGATTGGCTGCAGCAAAAGGCACATGGATGAATACAGGGGAAGGCGGACTTTCTCCTTATCATTTAATCGGCGGTGTGGATATAATCATGCAAATCGGTCCAGCCATGTTTGGGGTTCGTGATAGTATCGGCGAAATGGATTGGGATGAGTTAAAAAGAAAAAGTGAAATACCCGAAATCAAAGCATTTGAAATCAAATTGGCTCAAGGTGCCAAAACTCGCGGAGGGCATATCGATGCTGAAAAAGTGAATCCGGAAATCGCTGATATCCGCAAGGTCGTACCGTTCAAAGCGATTGATAGTCCGAATCGGTTTCATCAATTCAATGACGTAAAATCCATGTGCGATTTTATCGAAAAAATCAGGGAACATACAGGTATCCCGGTCGGCATCAAAATGGTCATCGGTGGCAATGACAGTGTTGAAGAGCTTGCTAGCTACATGAAAGAAACCGGGAAAGGTCCGGATTTCATTTCATTGGATGGCGGTGAAGGCGGCACTGGTGCATCTTATCAGGAATTGATCGATAGCGTAGGATTACCGATAAAATCCGCTTTGCCGATTTTAGTATCTACTTTGGAAAAATACGGTGTCCGCAATCGCGTTAAAATCATTGCCTCCGGTAAATTGTTCACGCCTGATAGAATAGCGATAGCTCTAGCCATGGGAGCCGACCTTGTTAACATAGCTCGAGGTTTCATGATTGCGATAGGATGTATACAGACGATGAAATGTCAATCCAATGCTTGTCCTGTCGGGGTAGCAACCACTGATCCTGAATTGCAAAAGGCACTTGTCATTGATGAAAAGAAATACCGTGTGGTCAACTTTCTTGTTACGCTTAGAAAAGGATTATTTAGAATCTCAGCCGCTGCTGGTTTAGATTCGCCGATCCATTTTCAACCTAAGCACATTAGCTATAAGGACGATAAAGGAATTGTCACATCCCTTGAAGATATTATGAACGAAGTTAAGGGACAAATAGGTGTCAGGCAATGA
- a CDS encoding MBL fold metallo-hydrolase, with product MLNELKVTQVTIPLPFRLDHVHSFLAEGEKGWTIIDAGLNNKTTRDLWNPIIEKHDITDIIITHYHPDHFGYAGTLQQLTDADVWMTQVDEHAGTTYWEADSLNLLKENYKACGMEDDLSVALSSDESGFMPQVKPYPAVNHHLEEGMKLHFGKYEYEVIFTPGHSDGLITLYNKEESVLFSTDHILPRISPNISYWFKGFSNPLEEFFNSLKKIQKLDVEYVIPSHGKPFQNANKRIVELLDHHQDRLHVIHENMKEPITVNSACQILFGNLSIHETRFAVGETLAHLEYLLLNDQCRKFERDGKWYYQSI from the coding sequence TTGCTGAATGAACTGAAAGTTACTCAAGTTACCATTCCATTGCCTTTTAGGTTGGACCATGTCCATAGTTTCCTAGCGGAAGGTGAAAAAGGGTGGACAATCATTGATGCGGGATTAAATAACAAAACGACAAGGGATTTATGGAACCCAATTATCGAAAAACACGATATTACCGATATTATCATCACCCATTATCACCCAGATCATTTCGGGTATGCAGGGACATTACAACAATTAACCGATGCGGATGTTTGGATGACACAAGTGGATGAACATGCGGGAACTACGTATTGGGAAGCGGATTCGCTGAATCTGCTTAAAGAAAATTATAAAGCATGTGGTATGGAAGACGATTTATCCGTGGCCTTATCCAGTGACGAAAGCGGATTCATGCCACAAGTAAAACCCTATCCTGCCGTAAATCATCATCTTGAAGAAGGAATGAAACTGCATTTTGGCAAATATGAGTATGAAGTGATCTTCACGCCGGGACATTCTGATGGCCTGATTACTTTATACAATAAGGAAGAAAGTGTCCTTTTTTCTACAGATCATATATTGCCCAGGATATCTCCAAATATTTCTTATTGGTTTAAAGGTTTCAGCAACCCATTGGAAGAGTTTTTTAATTCTTTGAAAAAAATACAAAAGCTGGACGTTGAATATGTCATCCCTTCACATGGGAAACCGTTTCAAAATGCCAATAAAAGAATTGTTGAATTGTTGGATCACCATCAGGACCGGTTGCATGTTATTCATGAAAACATGAAAGAGCCGATTACAGTAAATAGTGCTTGCCAGATCTTATTTGGAAATCTGTCCATTCACGAGACCAGGTTTGCTGTTGGTGAAACATTGGCACACCTAGAATACCTTCTTTTAAATGACCAATGCAGAAAGTTTGAACGTGATGGCAAATGGTATTATCAATCCATTTGA